A window of the Paenibacillus woosongensis genome harbors these coding sequences:
- a CDS encoding ribonucleoside-diphosphate reductase subunit alpha, producing the protein MPSLVTKPNNRQLAFDNDRLGIYADRILDGLYTLSKERLLRGVTAKLRHDVVTGEEISSAFTMSALELVTKDEPDWKFAAARALLTTLYKKAAVNRRYKAYPEEPYGSFYHLITELVKAGIYRQELLDCYTKEQIDELGELIDPTRDLLFDYIGLLTLAERYLATDFDGRTMELPQERYMVIAMYLMHQEPADKRLDYVKEAYWAMSNIYMTAATPTMSNAGKKVAGQLSSCFIDTVDDSLEGIFDSNTDVARLSKMGGGIGVYLGKVRARGSDIRGHKNTSSGVIPWIRQLNNTAVSVDQLGTRKGAIAVYLDVFHKDILAFLDLKLNNGDERMRAHDVFHGVCLPDLFMEAVEARGEWNLFCPHEVKKTMGWKDENGRPLGLEDFYDKEVGSGEFREKYEEAVNHPTLSRITMPAIDIMKRIMKSQLETGTPYMFYRDTVNRANPNRAHGMIYSSNLCTEIMQNQSPTVVEQEELVTKDGQTRIVVSKIPGDFVVCNLNSIHLARAIPAGVLDRLVPIQTRMLDNVIDINNIEVLQAQYTNSQYRAIGLGTFGLHHLLALEGIRWESEEAVKYNDDLYEKINYLLVKSSMELAKEKGRYPKFAGSDWENGNYFTYRNYTDGTREGKFVTTEQWRELAEEVSKNGVRNAWMFAIAPNGSTSIIAGSTASIDPLYELLSYEEKTTYKIANPAPDLSEKTIWYYKTAFLIDQHWSIDMAGARQRHVDQAQSFNLYVRPDIKATEFLDLHLHAWKAGLKSTYYVRSRALTIEECESCAS; encoded by the coding sequence ATGCCTTCACTCGTAACGAAACCCAACAACCGCCAGCTTGCGTTCGACAATGACCGTCTCGGCATTTACGCCGATCGTATTCTGGATGGATTATATACACTGAGCAAGGAGCGCCTGCTGCGTGGCGTTACCGCTAAGCTGAGACATGATGTCGTTACCGGCGAGGAAATCAGCAGCGCCTTTACGATGTCCGCCCTAGAGCTCGTTACCAAGGACGAACCGGACTGGAAGTTTGCCGCAGCCCGCGCCCTGCTCACGACCTTATACAAAAAAGCAGCGGTCAACCGCCGTTACAAAGCGTATCCGGAAGAGCCCTACGGTTCGTTCTACCATCTCATTACCGAGCTGGTCAAAGCGGGCATCTACCGCCAAGAATTGCTCGATTGCTATACGAAAGAGCAAATCGATGAGCTGGGCGAGCTGATCGACCCGACCCGCGACCTGCTGTTCGATTATATCGGCCTGCTGACGCTCGCCGAGCGCTACCTGGCGACTGATTTTGACGGACGCACGATGGAGCTGCCTCAGGAACGCTACATGGTCATCGCGATGTACCTCATGCACCAAGAGCCTGCGGACAAGCGTCTGGACTATGTAAAAGAAGCTTACTGGGCGATGAGCAACATCTATATGACCGCCGCTACGCCGACGATGTCCAATGCCGGTAAAAAAGTCGCTGGACAGCTGTCCAGCTGCTTCATCGATACGGTGGACGACTCGCTGGAAGGCATTTTCGATTCTAATACGGACGTGGCCCGCCTCAGCAAAATGGGCGGCGGCATCGGCGTCTATCTCGGCAAGGTTCGCGCCCGCGGCTCGGACATTCGCGGCCACAAGAACACCAGCTCCGGCGTAATCCCGTGGATTCGCCAGCTGAACAACACCGCCGTCAGCGTAGACCAGCTCGGCACACGCAAAGGAGCCATCGCGGTATATCTGGACGTGTTCCACAAGGATATCCTTGCTTTCCTTGACCTGAAGCTAAACAACGGCGATGAGCGGATGCGCGCGCATGACGTATTCCACGGCGTCTGCCTCCCTGACCTCTTCATGGAAGCCGTCGAGGCTCGCGGCGAATGGAACCTGTTCTGCCCGCACGAAGTGAAGAAAACGATGGGCTGGAAAGACGAAAACGGCCGTCCGCTAGGCCTGGAGGATTTCTACGACAAAGAGGTTGGCAGCGGCGAGTTCCGTGAGAAATACGAGGAAGCGGTCAATCATCCGACACTGTCGAGAATTACAATGCCAGCAATCGATATTATGAAGCGGATCATGAAGTCACAGCTGGAGACAGGCACCCCGTACATGTTCTACAGAGACACGGTTAACCGCGCCAACCCGAACCGGGCGCACGGCATGATCTACTCTTCGAACCTGTGCACGGAAATCATGCAGAACCAGTCGCCAACCGTTGTAGAACAAGAGGAGCTGGTAACGAAGGACGGACAAACCCGTATCGTCGTTTCCAAAATCCCTGGCGATTTCGTCGTCTGCAACCTGAACTCGATCCACCTTGCCCGTGCCATACCAGCTGGCGTATTGGATCGACTCGTACCCATTCAGACGCGTATGCTCGATAACGTCATCGACATCAACAACATTGAGGTACTGCAAGCTCAATACACGAACAGCCAATACCGGGCGATCGGGCTGGGTACCTTCGGGCTGCATCATTTGCTTGCTCTGGAAGGCATCCGCTGGGAATCCGAGGAAGCCGTTAAATATAACGACGATCTCTACGAAAAAATCAACTACCTGCTAGTCAAATCCAGTATGGAGCTAGCTAAAGAGAAAGGCCGCTATCCGAAGTTCGCCGGCTCCGATTGGGAGAACGGCAACTACTTCACGTACCGGAATTACACCGACGGCACTCGTGAAGGCAAGTTCGTAACAACCGAGCAATGGCGCGAGCTGGCGGAGGAAGTCAGCAAGAACGGCGTGCGCAACGCCTGGATGTTCGCGATTGCGCCGAACGGCTCGACTTCGATCATCGCTGGTTCTACTGCGAGCATCGATCCGCTGTACGAACTGCTCTCCTACGAGGAGAAGACGACGTACAAAATCGCCAACCCGGCGCCGGATCTGTCCGAGAAGACGATCTGGTACTACAAAACGGCTTTCCTGATTGACCAGCACTGGTCGATCGATATGGCTGGAGCACGCCAGCGTCACGTCGACCAAGCGCAAAGCTTCAACCTGTACGTGCGCCCGGACATCAAGGCGACGGAGTTCCTGGATCTGCATCTGCATGCCTGGAAGGCCGGCTTGAAATCGACTTACTATGTTCGCAGCCGCGCGCTGACGATTGAAGAGTGTGAGAGCTGCGCCAGTTAA
- a CDS encoding ribonucleotide-diphosphate reductase subunit beta gives MQLQTIFNTEAPNKSTRIINGECSGILNWNDIRMPHMYKLYKVLLLNHWIADEIPMSKDAQQFPLLDPEEQRTFKINISLLAVLDSMQTMFVGDVKRYFTDSSLEAISAIIAQQEVVHNQSYSYVLSSIVSEQEQKEIFEYWKHDPVLLDRNKFISEIYQNFRNEQSPQTFFEALVADLILEGIFFYSTFAFFYNLARDQKMMGTSQMISYIQRDENQHCYFFAEVFKQLLLDYPELNTKENIDYVYRTIDRAVELETNWAHYTLKEVRGIDLNELSDYIKYIANKRLGLMGLEKAYEGVDVNCMPWIKPFSDEALNATKTDFFEAKSRNYGKVGDDNGFDDL, from the coding sequence TTGCAACTGCAAACGATTTTTAACACGGAGGCACCGAACAAATCAACTCGCATCATTAACGGTGAGTGCTCCGGTATCCTGAACTGGAACGACATCCGCATGCCGCATATGTACAAGCTGTACAAAGTACTGCTGCTCAACCACTGGATTGCGGACGAGATTCCAATGAGCAAGGATGCACAGCAATTTCCGCTACTGGATCCCGAAGAGCAGCGCACGTTCAAAATCAATATTTCGCTGCTGGCGGTTCTGGATTCGATGCAAACGATGTTCGTTGGGGACGTAAAACGTTATTTCACGGATTCTTCGCTTGAGGCGATTTCCGCCATTATTGCTCAGCAAGAGGTCGTGCATAACCAATCGTACTCCTACGTGCTGTCCTCGATCGTATCGGAGCAGGAGCAGAAAGAGATTTTTGAATATTGGAAACATGATCCCGTGCTGCTGGACCGGAACAAGTTCATCTCGGAAATTTACCAGAACTTCCGCAATGAGCAATCGCCGCAGACATTCTTTGAAGCGCTCGTAGCGGATCTCATTCTCGAAGGGATTTTCTTCTACAGTACGTTCGCCTTCTTCTACAATCTGGCGCGCGATCAGAAGATGATGGGGACGAGCCAGATGATTTCCTACATCCAGCGTGACGAGAATCAGCACTGCTACTTCTTTGCTGAGGTGTTCAAACAGCTGCTGCTCGACTATCCGGAGCTAAATACGAAGGAAAACATCGACTATGTATACCGTACGATCGACCGGGCAGTAGAGCTGGAGACGAACTGGGCGCACTATACGCTCAAGGAAGTCCGCGGCATCGACTTGAACGAATTGTCCGATTACATCAAGTACATTGCCAACAAGCGCCTGGGCCTGATGGGACTTGAGAAAGCATACGAAGGCGTGGATGTCAACTGCATGCCATGGATCAAGCCGTTCTCGGACGAAGCGCTGAACGCCACGAAGACGGACTTCTTCGAAGCCAAATCCCGCAACTATGGCAAGGTCGGCGACGACAACGGATTCGACGATCTGTAA